The Silene latifolia isolate original U9 population chromosome X, ASM4854445v1, whole genome shotgun sequence genome contains the following window.
tttacaattacatttgtatttctttacatttacactcataatttttacatttacactcatatttctttacatttacactcatatttctttacatttacactcgtatatctgtacatttacactcgttaaatttatatatatttgcactcatatatttttgtggatatgagttggtggtggaggacggcgatggtggtgtttgttggtagtcggactaaagttttactcataaaggaccaaagtcacactcGAACGACCAAATTTACACcctaaaaccttcaaatttacacttaaaatactacatttacactcgtaaaacatcacatttacactcgtaaaatgttaaaattatataaattcaaaatttccgtcacaaaaaatcaaatttacactcttaaaatgttacatttacactcgtaaaacttcacatttacacttgtaaaatgttaaaattatataaattcaaaatttccgtcacaaaaaaatcaaatttacattcttaaaatgttacatttacactcgtaaaacttcacatttacacttgtaaaatgttaaaattctataaattcaaaatttccgtcacaaaaaaatcaaatttacattcttaaaatgttacatttacactcgtaaaacttcacatttacacttgtaaaatgttaaaattctataaattcaaaattcccgtcacaaaaaatcaaatttacactctaaaaatgttacatttacactcgtaaaacttcacatttacacttgtaaaatgttaaaattctaTAAATTCAaactttccgtcacaaaaaatcaaatttacactcttaaaaatgttacatttacactcgtaaaacttcacatttacacttgtaaaatgttaaaattctataaattcaaaatttccgtcacaaaaaatcaaatttacactcttaaaaatgttacatttacactcgtaaaacttcacatttacacttgtaaaatgttaaaattatataaattctaaatttccgtcacaaaaaatcaaatttacactcttaaaaatgttacatttacactcgtaaaacttcacatttacacttgtaaaatgttaaaattatatttccgtcacatttacacttgtaaaactcatacaacattacatttacacttctgaaatctaaaactcaaaactgattaattaggggctagagagagaaagaaaaattaattagtgtgtagaaatttgattagtggtaatttctttttggtaattttcaatctcaaccatccatctcaatccaaccatccacatttttttccttttctttttaaaggcctttaatcaaattcatctcaaccttccatttagtccatccaatggcccttagagggacttatggactcaatggtagaggaggactcattagatcttacctctgtatttatatatatatatatatatatatatatatatatatatatatatatatatatagatttaggatcctatgagaaccctcttcccatgagaaccatgagaacctcatGTTCAGAACTTTTGTACCAAAGGTACAATAATATTATATGATGATTCAGAACTTTTGTACTAGAGGCACAACACTACTATAAGttcattattttgttattttaCTGTTATGACTAATACAAAAATACTTAATACAAAAAATTTGTCTTCTACGTGTTAAATGAAACATAATGCACTGATGAATAATGAGCTAAAATCTTTAATTATTCAAGCCCCACAAAAAGATACCATAAGTCAATACTAACAAATGCTGTAAATGACAAGACTACTAATTGTTATCATCTTAGCCATCCTCGCCGTCGCTCAATCCCCTCCTCGGTCTACTCCGTTAGCTCCCCGCCGTCGCCGGTTACCAGACCACCAACAGCTGCCACAACTCCACTCACCGCCACCGTACCTCCCGTCGCCGACGATATTCCTGCCGATTCTCCAGCTACTAATCCATTGAATTCAGTCGTCGATGTACCTGCTGCCGCGCCGTAAAGCGGTTTTGTTTCGTGGAACAGAGTTGCGGTTGTTGGTGTATCGTCCACCGTCGTTGCTTTTGGCTTCTTCTTTCATGTTCTAATTCCACGCCGCTTAAGTTTTCCCTTTTTCGATTTATGTGTTCAATTTATTTCAGCATACACTTACcaatttatttgttattattttgaTTATAATTGATGTCTGTTAAAATATCCTTATAACATATGAACATTAGTTATAACGTATAAAGAATGCATTTTTATGAATCTACAAATAATAAAAAGGTTGATTGTTGTCTTATCAGATGTCGTGTACCTTTGGTATAAAGGTTCTGAACCCGTAGTATAATATTATTGTACTTTTGGTACAAAAGTTCTGAACAtgaggttctcacggttctcatgggaggagggttctcataggatctcaaccctatatatatatatatatatatatatatatatatatatatatatatatatatatatatatatatatatatatatatatatatatatatatattaagtttatcatgaattcctctctatcatcttgcttcttctttgttttattttatttaatttgttttacaagctaataaacgcagaaaaacaacagtgacaaaactaattaagcgaataaaacttagagaaagaacataatgattgataaaaacacatgcaaatgaaataattagagaaagaaaataatgactgagatgacaaaacctaaattaaatcatgcatatttacctgataattagagaaagtaagagacgatgaaaccaacagtgacggcgagatgataaagcgacgatgaggaagagagaaaaagacgatgagaaagtgtgtttgtgtttgtgtttgtgtttgtgtttgtgtttgtgtttgtgtttgtgtttgtgtttgtgtttgtgtttgtgtttgtgttgtgtttgtgtttgtgtttgtgtttgtgtttgtgtatgtttgtgttttgtggctgtagctgatatgtgtttatgtggtttatagtatggaaagtattgacaacggttgttaaacaaaaacccgttgtcattacagAATATATTAATAACGGGTCCAtagtaaaccgttgttaaaaagtattaacaacgggtttataaataaccgttgtaattacttttcactaactttgcgccaattttacgccaaattattaacaacggttgtgcatgtttgacccgttgttaaaacctataacaacggttatggaaccataaccgttgtaactaattttagtaaaattcgcgccatccgttctacaacgtcttatggtgattttcgtgaataagcgttgttaaaggggcgttgtagttgcctggatttgtagtagtgggaatattataatattataatattatGAATTATTATAAGAAGGTGCGAAATTAAGAAATAGATTAGCGCGTAATATCACTTAGCGAGTTCAGCTTTGCGCACAGATTTTTAAACAGCTGCCATTTTTTCGTTACTTATCGGAATCAAGCCTGTGACcatgcgttggaaagctaagacaataAAAGTTCCCTCTAAAACTCCATATATGACTGTTTGAAAATGCCCCTAAAATAAGTGATCACATTTCCAAGTATGACACATTTGTGCAAGCTCTCTATTAGTCTTTCATAGTCTACCTTGTACTTAGACACGCATCAAGGGTCCTATAACCTTAGAATAtgaggggtattacagtcttccctccttaaaatgaacttcgtcctcgaagttcgcgcATACTACCAATCACTCAAAACCAACATTATGCACACCAATCAAAATGTTATTGTCACTAACTCATATGATGACCTTACTTACATATATTAATCAACTAAATACCATTAACTTCAGTAGTATTACaaacatggggttggaaccatctcccgagAATGGCTCCACAATCAATCCAACAACCAATGTAATCACaaaccacaatcacaatcgtattaccaacaatcaatcacagttaccaacttataatcaattaTGCAACCAACTGTGTAGGGAAACCCTGCCTGATCAGATATCCACGGAAAAGCACAAAAAAGCAAGCTAGAACgcctcctctacgaagtcctcacctATTATGATATCACACAATCAATCAACTACACATCATATGATTATCTAccccaaacccccaaatcacccaattagggtttgcaTAACTATAACCATAACAACAAATTAACAAAGGTATAAGACTTACTGATTAAAAATACGCGGAATGAGATGCAAAACTCCCAAATCGGATAACCCTATCCTTGGGAGTGATTAGAATAATCAGAGAAGCAGTGAACGTGGTTTTTAGATTTTGAGAAAATGATTATACAATGATTAGGAACTGTTAATCACATTTTTATACTTCTCTAATTATTATAACCAAAACCGCGGAACTTAACCTGTCAGATACTCCGCCGAGTacgccctactcgaccgagtttctCACTACTTGGCCGAGTGCACCCAAAAGAGAAGCCTGTCTAAAAGCACTCGACGGCTTACTCGGCCGATTATGGCCTACTCGACCGAGAAAGCTGTAaccagaaaaccgtggtattacagttgATGGTGAGCTTGCAATTATGGGTAAATGGTTGGACTTGCGGGTAGATATTTTCAATCGACATGGCTTAGGGTGTTGATCAAGGCGATTGACAACGTGGTTGATGGTTGTAGGTGGTCAGTGGTGTAGGTGAGTGCGCTGTACAGTTGTGGTTTTAGATGGCCAGTGGTACATGGTGGTTAGTGGGATAAATGTTGTGAGGGAGAAGGGTTAGAGGAGAGGGGTTTTGATGAAGGGTATTAGGAGAAGTCGTCAACTTGTTATTCAAGTAGCCGGTCATCTAATTCTATTTCAAAAATATAGAGTAATAGTTTGGTTTATTATGAGTTAAAATGAAGTTTAGATTATTGTAAGAAAATCACTCATACAACAATCCTAATTAAGTAATGTTCTTTTCGACGACTAGAGCCCACCCTACCTCATTTCGATTCTGGTAAGCTTAATTCAGCTCGAGACAAAGAGCAACAAAAGAAGCATTTACAACGCTCAAGTCCTGAATTACAATCACTTTACTGAATACCAATCACACCAAGTTTGCAATTTCATGTCCATGTCCATTTAAAATCCTCAATCACCCACAAAATTCCCCAAAATCAAATCTCTTGATTCACGCTCAATGTCGACTTACCGCCTAGCTTTGATCATCAATAACCCTGTTAACAATGATGAATTTCTTCTACTCAAACAATCTCCACCACCAAAATTCGGCATTGAAGAGTACGATTCTTACGTCGATTCCGATCTCTTTGACTTACCTTCTACGCAATTAAGTTTATTTCAAGGTCAATCTCAATTTGAATTGGACGACGCTGAATTGTGCTCTCATAAGCTCGATTTGCGTAATTTTGACTTTATTTCAGCTCTTAATCAggtattttatgtaatttaatagtaTTAGTTAATTAGTTGAAGTGATTGGTTTTAGGTTGTTTAATTTTGTGTAATGTATGCTAAATGCGTGTTAGGTGTCGGAGGAATTAGGGATTGGGAGGTTGGTTGAATTGCGCTGGAAATTCTGCAAGTATGTACAAGAGCCCGAATTCGGCCCGAATCCTCTTGTTCATACGGTGTTCATTTCTACTAATTTTGAACTTGGCGACGGATATAATGAAGGTTTGTCTTGCGTTTCATGTTCTCGAAGTGTACTAAGTGAAGTGAGAATTGTGTAAATGAAGTAGTTTTGCGATTTCGCTGCACACATGCATTTGTGTTATTTCTATTTTAGGTATGCTTTAGTTGGTCTCTGGTTTGGAGTATGAAATTATCAAGAAGCTAATCTCTGGACGGTGACATTTGAGAATTGCAGTTTATAAAATTTGAGAGCAATGAAAATAGTTAGATATTCCAATTTTTAGCCAAGTTTCGTGCTTTAGTCAGTTGCAATTGTCTGACTCTTTACTAAGCTTTTCAAATATCTATGAAGCAGAAAGTACAGCGATTAGTATTAATATTAGCCTCGCAGAAATTTTTTTAATGAAGCAATAGACACGTAAGGAGTATGGACTCAGAATCTGGTCTGGTCATTAATCATCTAGTCATCCCCTCttcaaattttcccgcctaaaatacTACAACCTATAATAGGCCTAATCTTTGTAGTCTACTCTATATATATACGTATGTTGGGCTACAAATGAGTGTATTCTTGGATTGAAATTTAGAGAATTTGTCCTACAGAAAATTTAATTTAAGGCTTTtatgaaaataaataattaacCTTTTATGATAAAAAGTTGTGGCAAAAAATACATCGCTAGAAAGAAACTATTAAATAATGTCATTAGATTTGTGTAAAAAGTAGTTTCATTAAAATACACTTACattttttgattaattttgcagttttattttttttcctcaaATTAAAATACAAGAATGAGACATGAAAAATTAATGAATTATCAATTTAAAATCTATAAATAGTACACTAAAAAGTAAAAATTTTGTATATACGTGCATGCATTGCACGGGCTCTATACTACTTTATTTATTAAATTTGAAACAAATGAAGTGGCAGAGATTTTTGGCTATGTTATATTGTTATCCTTCAGCTGTGTCTATGATGATAATCCAAGGCTGCATGATTCGTAATTACACCCCTAGCCCCCTTCACAAGTATGTATTACACATACACTACACGCACAATACACACTTATTACGCTGCGATGAGTTTTAACCAAAAAACTTAATGCGTTGTAATACGCATATGACATACGTGTGAATAAGTTCGCCGTTCGCTTAGGTTTAAGCAAATACAGTAACACAGGATAATACCTGGACAAAACTGCCGAGGCATTTAACTTTTCTCGAGACTAATTCCATACCATTAACTATGTATTGTCTTGTAGTTTCTCTATCATAATGTTTTCATTGCTACTAAGCCTGGTTAAACCTCGTCTGCGAATCTTAGACTTAGTACCTTAGAAAAGATTTCAGAGAGGACCTCCACTGAACCTTAGTCTTTCAACAAGGTGATATGCTCAGTGTCAATGTTGGAGGATTTAGTGAAGGATTAGTTGCGGAGAGAATTACAAGCCTTTAGCGATGCAAAAGACCAGTGTATTGATTACTTCAAGCCTGAGGACAACTGTCACAATATGTGAACTTCCCCAATGTGTCACCATATGTGCCAGCTTCACTAACATGAGTTTCACAATGTGTGGAGAGATAATGAACTGACTCTGATAGACTAAAGTGGTTTTTGACGAAGCTTTGTGATCCTGAATTCATGATAGATAACTTTATCTGCTAGCTATTCTTTGTCGTTCTCTTTGCACAAGCTAAACTAGGTTGAACCGTGTCCAGGGACATTTCTGTGGTTGAGCTGGCCTAAATGCATCGAATTGCTTAGAGATGTGAAACAAGGATGTAGCCGTATTGGACCCTTGGCAGTTAACAGCATTCTGCATGACTCTGAACTCTCCAAGTGGGATGTTCTCCAGAACTTGCGTTACCAGGTTAATTTCATCTGGATTTCTTGGCCGTGTTATATATTTTCTTGTTTTGCTGGAAGTAAGCGGCTCATGACAGGATGTGCTAGCAGACTTAAGTACAAAAAAGGATACTAAATGAAAAAAGCAATGCAATTATGCATACAGATTTGTCTTAAAGTATGCTCCGACCTTTTCTTACTTATCATGTTTTTGGCATGGGTGAAGTGTTTATCATGCGGCTATTTTGATACTAATATGGATCAATGGTTGCATACTGAGGATAAAAGAGTTGGAGTAGCTTTCAAACCAACAAACCGCCCCTTTACGTGTTCGGACCAAGTGCATTTCATTATTGATATCTTTTTTTCGGGACAGATTGTGAGATTGACATTTCCATTTTTTTTCTCGAAGGAGCCAAAGACTtgctactccctccaatccacaccaaacttataacaacccgacccgccaccgtcgtaacacaaccccaataagatgggatgtgtacctttgggcctattatttgtcctcacttaagcccaaaagcacaagcccttgttactaagtggtgggtggaagcccttataaacatatcacaatcctcatattttcccgatgtgggacaactcaaTCTCATAACCTCACGGGGTGTTgcaaactcccccacttaaataacacaacgtcctcgttgtgcccgtaagctgaccgcagccaagcccagaatcctcccccgctaggtgggtgacccaggtactcctgaccacaggctcaccacacggtcgcagggttgctctgataccatttataacaacccgacctgctcagcccagaatcctcccccgctaggtggatgacccgggtactcccgaccataggctcaccacacggtcgcagggttgctctgataccatttataacaacccaacCCGCCACCCTCGTAACACAATCCtaataagatgggatgtgtacctttgggcctattatttatcctcacttaagcccaaaagcacaaggccgtgttactaagtggtgggtggaagctcttataaacatatcacaatcctcatattttcccgatgtggaCAACTCAATCTCATAACCTCACGGGGTGTTACAAAACTCCCCATATAGGTTTTCACATGTTTTAAGAAACAAGGAAAATGGGTAGTGAATATAAGTGGGGAGTTTGGTGTGGATTGGAGGGATAAAGTGATGCAAATGTGTAAATAGATTGTAGTAAAAAGGACCATTTGGTCAAGCTTTTTACTAAAAAGGGTAATGGGGagctatgttactccgactcggCTTGAAGGGTCGGACACGGGTGCGTATCCAAGTGTCGAAGTAACATAGATGGGGAGTTTGCTGTGGATGGTACATATTTAGTAAGTGGGGAGTTTggtgtgaattggagggagtattagtttgCTTTAGAATATGTTGGGAGTTAATCTAAAGACTCACTAGACTACTAGCACTTCTTATATTGTAAACTAGCATTCCGTCGACTTACATCATGTGTCATCCAAAAATAACCTGTGATTCAGCACACGGGCAAGGCTGTGTACAATGTACTTCAAACCATTTACCGCCCCATAGAAGAATCTTTTGACACAATTAGGTAATGGCGTAAtgtggttattgttattgttgtaatTAACAGTTCCGTTCTGTTATTTTGTGGTTCAGCCATTCAGGTATATTTAATTTCGATATCACGAGTAAACTGCATCCAGTATCTgtgtttttttctttcttttctttctgaTGTTGAAACCAGTAAAACTCATCTTCTAACTGAGCATTGTTGAATACTTTTTTTATTCACTGTTTAGGAGTATCCGCTTGGAGTTATGCTTGTACCTATGGGAAGTAGAACTACGAAACCTTTCAGCACTACGAACTTGATTGTCGTTGCTCCAGACATTGTAGCTAATTGTCAAAACAATGCAAGCTTTGCTGCTTATGGAGATGCTCTGATAGTGGATCCAGGATGCAGTTCTCGATTCCATCAGGAAGTAAGTAATCTCATGTGTTTTCACTTTTCAGACTCCGTAGGCTAATGTGAAATTTTCTTGTACTAACATTTGACAGTGTAAGGTAGAGTATAGACTCGGCCTCCCAGGCGCAAAATTCTTTAGTAGAAACAGCTGTTTGACATCATAAGAACTTGGAATTTGAGTTTTTTGAATATTGCAACTGCTTTTGGTTACAAAGTACGATCTTTTGAAATTTTTCTGATTTTGAATGCTAATTCGAATATTGTATGAATGCAAGTTTTATTTATAATACTAGGACTTTTAAGATTTGTGTATGACTTGCATGTTTACAACTGCTGTTTTTCAAATGTGTTCTATTGTCTCATACATTTTTTACTCTTTATCATGCTGTCTTTTTTACTTATGTCTTGTCAAGGACAAAAGGTTACTtgcttttgatttttcttttgtaTTGAATAAAGTCTTACTCTAGAattgaaggacattttttttTCTATTCTTTTCGACATAAGATGTTTTCCTTCAGGGTGGGAGACATTATTTATACAAGTGTAGAAGTTAGTGACTCTGCTTTTAAATGTAAGACTGTTTTTTCAAAGATCCAAGCATTCTACTTCATCTAATGACTTAATGAGATGCCATGTGTCACGTGACTTAAGTTGTGGCTGAGTATTATTCTATATGCAACCTTACCTTTGTATTAGCAACGCAAAGTGGTTGAATTGCATTGAAGACTcctatttaataataaaaaagaagcaCAAGTAGCTTAGTGAGTCAATTTGCTTAAATCCATCATAATGCAGAACCAAAAAATAATGAGTCATTGGCTTCACTAGAAATGGAGTTGATTCTATATATTATAGTGAACAATTAATCTCTAACCATTC
Protein-coding sequences here:
- the LOC141623398 gene encoding uncharacterized protein LOC141623398 isoform X2, coding for MSTYRLALIINNPVNNDEFLLLKQSPPPKFGIEEYDSYVDSDLFDLPSTQLSLFQGQSQFELDDAELCSHKLDLRNFDFISALNQVSEELGIGRLVELRWKFCKYVQEPEFGPNPLVHTVFISTNFELGDGYNEGTFLWLSWPKCIELLRDVKQGCSRIGPLAVNSILHDSELSKWDVLQNLRYQEYPLGVMLVPMGSRTTKPFSTTNLIVVAPDIVANCQNNASFAAYGDALIVDPGCSSRFHQELEHIVAALPKKLIVFVTHHHPDHVDGLAVIQRCNPDAILLAHDNTMCRVRKDVWSLGYTSIVGGEEISVGGQRFQVIFAPGHTDGHMALLHINSHSLVVGDHCVGQGSALLDIYSGGNMADYFQTTYNFLELSPRALIPMHGRVNLWPSHMLSQYLKNRKDRESSVLKVIENGGTTLFDIVSTIYKDVDRRLWIPAASNVRLHVEHLAQQQKLPEDFSLEAYKRSIGTFADEMSKL